A genomic segment from Corylus avellana chromosome ca5, CavTom2PMs-1.0 encodes:
- the LOC132180875 gene encoding protein FAR1-RELATED SEQUENCE 2-like, whose protein sequence is MEINLELPSCEHEKLEIGSNSNVDDVVSADGIHVEEEVLNSPTTSEQVEEVNGPNSNESVIGVCNEVDVDTIVLNVDKGAIHEPHNGLEFESKEAAYSFYREYARSVGFGITIKASRRSKKSGKFIDIKIACSRFGSKRASSTSVQPRPCIKTDCKAGMHMKRTSDGKWVVHSFIKEHNHEICPYDFYNSIRGHNKQSGIVACQKKGLQLALDEGDVQVMLENFMHMQDSNPNFFYAIDLDHEKLLRSVFWVDAKGRLDFNNFCDVVFFDTFYVKNKYKVPFVPIIGVNHHFQYILLGCALIGEGTTSTFVWLMQTWLKAVGSQAPRVIITDQDEFLKEAVADAFPNTHHCFCLWHILRRIPEKLGGIVNVNENFMEKFNKCIYQSWTDEHFERRWWKMADKFELKEDEWFHSLYEDRNKWVPAFMQDSFLAGLSTAERSESVPSFFDKYICRETAFKEFIEQYKTFLEDRYKMETEADFETRYKQPALRSLSPFEKQMSRVYTDAIFKKFQVEVLGVVSCHLQKEREDKGTVIFRVDDFEERKNFIVAWNEAELNICCLCRSFEYRGFLCRHTLLVLQISGVTNIPSRYILKRWTKDAKVRQTISHISNGLHYRVQRFNDLCKNATRLVEEGSLSEETYNIAFQALEEVLNHCVDVNNSVRSISEPNTMAIHGFLDIEEENHNNSMPKSSKKKKTYHKRKGRCELDGRTIGMQENCPQMEQMNSRAHNLDNCYVSQQDMQGVDLSSRASTLEGYFDAQQSIHAVGQLNPNSPIRDDYYSNQQGIQELRQLHSVATRVGQYGTQQSMQGLLHGQLSFKAPDIHGCFDVQDNLQDMEQSMGSSQFHNIASKHLHNKHLSRQLER, encoded by the exons ATGGAGATAAATCTTGAACTGCCTTCATGCGAACATGAGAAATTAGAGATTGGATCAAATTCAAATGTCGATGATGTGGTTAGTGCAGATGGAATACATGTTGAGGAAGAGGTTTTAAATTCTCCTACAACGAGTGAACAAGTTGAGGAAGTAAATGgaccaaattcaaatgaaagTGTTATCGGTGTTTGTAATGAGGTTGATGTTGACACCATTGTGCTGAATGTTGATAAAGGGGCCATTCATGAGCCCCATAATGGATTAGAATTTGAGTCAAAGGAGGCAGCATATTCTTTCTACAGAGAATATGCTCGGTCTGTGGGATTTGGCATCACCATAAAAGCTAGTCGGCGCTCAAAAAAGTCAGGAAAATTTATTGATATAAAAATTGCGTGTTCAAGATTTGGAAGCAAGCGTGCCTCTAGCACATCTGTGCAACCACGGCCATGTATAAAGACAGACTGCAAGGCAGGCATGCATATGAAGAGGACATCTGATGGGAAATGGGTTGTGCATAGTTTTATCAAGGAGCATAACCATGAGATTTGTCcatatgatttttataattCTATCAGGGGACATAACAAGCAATCAGGTATTGTTGCTTGTCAAAAGAAGGGTCTGCAACTGGCTTTAGATGAGGGAGATGTGCAAGTGATGCTTGAAAATTTCATGCACATGCAGGATTCAAATCCCAACTTCTTTTATGCAATAGACTTGGACCATGAAAAGCTTTTAAGAAGTGTGTTCTGGGTTGATGCAAAGGGTAGGCTTGATTTTAACAATTTCTGTGATGTAGTTTTCTTTGAtactttttatgttaaaaataaatataaagttcCTTTTGTTCCTATCATTGGAGTTAATCATCACTTCCAGTACATTTTGCTGGGATGTGCATTGATTGGTGAGGGGACTACATCAACTTTTGTATGGTTAATGCAGACATGGCTTAAAGCAGTAGGTAGCCAAGCTCCAAGAGTAATAATCACTGATCAAGATGAGTTCTTGAAAGAAGCTGTTGCAGATGCTTTTCCTAATACACACCATTGTTTTTGTCTATGGCATATATTGAGGAGGATTCCTGAAAAATTGGGTGGTATTGTAAATGTAAATGAAAACTTTATGGAAAAATTTAACAAATGCATTTACCAGTCTTGGACTGACGAACATTTTGAAAGGAGATGGTGGAAAATGGCTGATAAATTTGAACTGAAGGAGGATGAATGGTTCCACTCATTGTATGAAGATCGTAATAAGTGGGTGCCAGCTTTCATGCAAGATTCCTTTTTAGCTGGACTGTCTACAGCTGAGAGATCTGAAAGCGTACCCTCGTTCTTTGATAAGTACATATGTAGGGAAACTGCATTCAAGGAGTTTATTGAGCAGTATAAAACATTTCTTGAAGACAGATATAAAATGGAAACTGAAGCTGATTTTGAAACACGCTACAAACAACCTGCATTAAGATCTCTCTCACCTTTTGAGAAACAAATGTCAAGAGTTTATACTGATGCAATATTTAAGAAGTTTCAGGTTGAGGTTCTTGGAGTAGTTTCATGTCATCTGCAAAAGGAAAGGGAAGATAAAGGAACTGTGATATTCCGAGTTGATGACTTTGAAGAACGAAAGAATTTCATTGTAGCTTGGAATGAAGCAGAGTTAAATATATGTTGTTTATGTCGTTCGTTTGAATATAGGGGTTTTCTTTGTAGACATACACTACTTGTTCTTCAAATTTCTGGTGTTACTAACATCCCATCCCGCTATATTTTGAAACGCTGGACAAAAGATGCAAAAGTCAGGCAAACAATTAGTCACATATCAAATGGCCTTCATTACAGGGTACAACGTTTCAATGATCTTTGCAAAAATGCCACTAGATTGGTTGAAGAAGGGTCTTTATCGGAAGAGACTTATAATATAGCATTTCAAGCATTAGAGGAAGTATTGAATCATTGTGTGGATGTGAACAATTCTGTTAGGAGTATTTCAGAGCCTAACACAATGGCAATTCATGGTTTCCTTGACATCGAAGAAGAGAATCACAACAACAGCATGCCTAaatcatccaaaaaaaagaaaacatatcaCAAAAGAAAG GGACGTTGTGAGCTAGATGGAAGAACTATTGGGATGCAAGAGAACTGCCCGCAGATG GAGCAGATGAACTCAAGAGCACACAACTTGGATAATTGTTATGTATCTCAACAGGACATGCAAGGGGTG GATCTGAGTTCTAGAGCTTCTACGCTTGAAGGATATTTTGATGCTCAACAGAGTATACATGCTGTG GGGCAGTTGAACCCAAATTCTCCTATACGCGATGATTATTATAGCAATCAACAGGGCATCCAGGAGCTG AGACAGTTGCATTCAGTAGCAACACGTGTTGGTCAATATGGGACCCAACAGAGCATGCAAGGACTG TTGCACGGACAGCTTAGTTTCAAAGCACCAGACATACACGGGTGTTTTGACGTGCAGGACAATCTGCAAGATATG GAACAGTCAATGGGCTCCTCACAGTTTCACAATATTGCTTCAAAACATCTGCACAATAAGCACCTTTCTCGGCAGCTGGAAAGGTAG